CCACGCGGAGGTCCTGCGGTACCGGGGACAGGGCGGCCCGGTGGGGGGCCAGCGCCGCCTCGGCCAGCAGGAGCAGCTGGGCCGGGTCGTGGTGGCGGAGCTCCACGACCGCGTCCCGGAGCCGGGCCACGGTCGAGGTGCTGCCGCCGTGCGAGGAGTCGACCAGAGCGCGCAGGGCCAGCACGGTGCCGGAGCGCTGGTACCAGTGGCGGGGCGCGAGCCGTTCCTGCTCGTCCAGGACCCGGCGGGCCTCCTCCAGGTGCCCGGCCGTCGTGTGGCTCAGGACCAGGTGGACGAGCGCGTAGTTCCCGAACCGCGCCGAGAAGGCGGGGGTGCTGGTGGCCAGCCCGTACGCCCTCCGGGCGGCCTCGATCGCCTCGGCGCTCCGGCCGGCGAGGCCCAGCAGGTCGGACTCCAGCACGAGCAGGATCGCCCGGGTGCCGTCCTCCGTGGCGGGGTCCTCGACCAGCGCGCGCGCCCGCTCGAGCAGCTCCTCGCGGCGGTCGTCCACGTCCTCCTCGCCCAGCAGCTCCACCAGCCCGGCGAGGGGCGCGGGCAGTCCGGGATCGGCCCCGCCCCGGGCGCGGACCCCGGCGACCGCGGGCGGCAGTGCCGCCCACGCGTGCGGTGCCTGGCCGGTGCGTACGCGGTCCATCGCGAGCAGGGAGTAGGCCTCGATCCGGTAGGCGGGGTCGGGCGCCCGCGCCGCCAGCTCCTCGAGCTCGGCCCGGGCCGTCCAGGTGCGTCCGGAGACGAGCATCAGCTCGGCCACCAGGAGCGCCGCGCGCGGGTCCCGGCTCCCGGCCAGTGCCGGGGCCAGGGCCCGGGCGGTCGGCCAGTCCTTCGCCCCCAGGGCCCGGTAGCCGGCCCCGACGACGGCCTCCTCCGGCACCTCCCGGCCGCACTCCAGGGCCCACAGGACCGACCGCGCGGTGGGCGGCTGCCCGTCGTCCCCGCCGGCGGACTCCCACCGGGCGTACAGGTCTGCGCTGCGGCCCGGCGGCACGCACGTGCGGAGCACCTCCGCGTGCAGGGCCGCGGACAGTTCCACGCGGTCGGCCCCCGTGCCCCGCACGAGTCCGGCCTCCAGCAGGTCCGGGACGTGGTCGCCGGCCACCGCGCGCAGCCGGGCGCGGGGCATCGGCCCGGCCAGGGCCAGCAGCTCGAGGGTCTCCCGCTCGCCCGGCAGCAGGGAGGCGTGCATCGACTCCACGGTGTCCACGAGCCGCACGTCCGGCTCCGGCGCGGCGCGCAGCAGGATCCAGGGGGTGGGGTGGCCGGGCATCGCCGGCCCGTCCGGGGCCGGGACCAGCACCCCCTGCTCCCGGGCGGACTCGAGGAAGGCGGCGGTGAGGCGCGGGTTGCCCCCCGTCATGCCGTGGATGGTGCGGACGGTCCCCTCGGTCAGGGGGGCGCCGACCGCCCGCTCGCACTGGCGCCGCACCCGCTCCGGGCAGGCCGGCTCCATGCGCACCGTGGCCAGGAGCCCCGTGTCCGCCAGCGCGGCGATGCCCGACTCCCGGCCCAGCGATCCCGTCCCGATGGCCACCAGGGTGGCCGCGCGGTTCTGCACCAGCTGGGCGAGCACGAAGGCGCTCGCGGCGTCGAGGTACTGCACGTCCACCACCACGATCACGGGCGAGGTGTCCAGCAACTGCAGCGCCCGCAGGACTGCCACGGGCGAGTCCAGGTCGTCCAGCCCGGTCAGCAGCGGCACCAGCGCCCCGTACGGCACCTCGCGCAGCGACTGGCTGCACTGCACCGTGAGCACCCGGTCGGACAACTCCGCCAGGTCCAGGGCGGCCCGGACGAGGGAGGACTTCCCCGTCCCGGGACCGCCGAGGACCACGGCGCCGGCCTCCCGGCCCCCGCGGAGCACGTCCAGCAGCGACTTCAGCTCGGGGCTGTCCGCGGGGACCGCGCTGCGCGGTCCCCGCAGCCCCGTCGTCGCCTGCCTCATCGGCCGGCCCCGAGATGCACCTGCGCCCGGGCCAGCCGGGCCAGGTCGGCCCGCCCGCGCACCTGCAGCTTCGCGTAGATCTGGTACAGGTGGCCCTCCACCGTCCGGATGGAGATGCCGGTGATCCGCGCGATCACGGCGTTCGTCCGCCCCTCGACCACGAGCCGGGCGACCTCCCGCTCGCGCCGCGTGAGCTCGGCCATCCAGGCCGGGTCGGCGTCGGCCTGGTCCTCGGCGCCCCCCGCGGGACGCCGGGAGGGCGCCGCCTCGGCGATGCGCCGCAGCGCCTGGGGCGGGAGGGCGCGCAGCAGCGGCGTCGCAGCCCACTCCAGGTGCGCGGCGAAACCGGCCGCGGCCAGGCCCTCGAGGGCCTGGACGCGCAGTTCCTCGTCATCCTCCAGGACCCAGCGGGCCAGCAGCAGGTGCGGGGCCGAGGTGGTGGTCTGGGTGCACGCCGCGGCCTCGGCCAGCCGCGCGGCCACCCGGAACTCGCCCAGCTGGAAGACGCTGGCCAACGCGGTGAACTCGACCGCGTAGAGCCCCGCCTCCGCCGCCCGGTCCGCCAGGGCCAGGACCCGCGCGGTGCCCGCCTCCGGGGAGTGGGTCCGCGCCGTGGACCAGGCCAGCATCAGCTCGGCGAGCCAGCCCAGGCGGCCCAGCGGCTGGTCCGCGGGCTGCCCCGACTGGCCGTCCATGAGCGCCTCCAGCAGCGTGGAGTCCCGGACGTCCTCGCCGTCGCTGCAGAACACCGTGATCGCGCGCGCCACCTGCAGCTCGTGGGGATTGCCCCCGGCCTCGAGCTGGGCCGCCAGGCGTGCGGCCCGGTGGTGGGCCTGCTCCCGCTCGCCCGTCACGGCGTCGAGGACCGCGAGCACGAGCTCGGCGTACTGGGCGGCCAGGGGGTGTCCGTGACGGCCGTCCAGGACGGCCTCGGCCACCTCGCGGCAGCGCTCGATCCGTCCGCAGGCGAGCAGCACGTTCAGCACCGACTGGGCGAGCACGGCGCGGTCCGAGGCGCCGAGCACGTCGTCGATGATGCCGTCGGCCTCGAAGCGGCCGAGCTCGGCATCGAGCCGGTCCAGCAGGCGCAGGGCACCGTCCTGGTCGTCGGCCAGGGCGAGGGCCTCCGCCCGCAGGGCCTGGGCCCGGCAGCGCACCGCCTCGCCCGTGAGGCCCGAGCTGGCGGGCGACAGGAGGCCGGGCAGGTGCTCCGCGGGGACCAGGTCCAGCCGCGCGTGGGCCTCGCGGACGTCCCCGCGGGCGACGGCCACGCTGGCCGCCACCACGCTCAGCGCGGCGGACGAGCCCTGCGGGAACCGGCGCACGACGGCCTCGGCCCCGTCCAGGTCGCCCGCCGCCACCCGGGCGCGGGCCTCGGCCCAGGCCACGTACAGGCCGGCGGGCGGCCCGGGGACCCCGGCCGGGACCGTGCCGGGGGCGGGCCAGTCGGTCTCGGCGAACAGGGACACGGCGCCCCGGACGTCGCCGAGCAGCATCAGCTCGTCGGCGGCCCGCAGGACGCTGAGGAAGCCCGGGTCCAGGGCCTCGAGCGTGACGGCCAGTTCCCGGCGCCGGTCCGGC
This genomic window from Citricoccus sp. SGAir0253 contains:
- a CDS encoding LuxR C-terminal-related transcriptional regulator — protein: MRQATTGLRGPRSAVPADSPELKSLLDVLRGGREAGAVVLGGPGTGKSSLVRAALDLAELSDRVLTVQCSQSLREVPYGALVPLLTGLDDLDSPVAVLRALQLLDTSPVIVVVDVQYLDAASAFVLAQLVQNRAATLVAIGTGSLGRESGIAALADTGLLATVRMEPACPERVRRQCERAVGAPLTEGTVRTIHGMTGGNPRLTAAFLESAREQGVLVPAPDGPAMPGHPTPWILLRAAPEPDVRLVDTVESMHASLLPGERETLELLALAGPMPRARLRAVAGDHVPDLLEAGLVRGTGADRVELSAALHAEVLRTCVPPGRSADLYARWESAGGDDGQPPTARSVLWALECGREVPEEAVVGAGYRALGAKDWPTARALAPALAGSRDPRAALLVAELMLVSGRTWTARAELEELAARAPDPAYRIEAYSLLAMDRVRTGQAPHAWAALPPAVAGVRARGGADPGLPAPLAGLVELLGEEDVDDRREELLERARALVEDPATEDGTRAILLVLESDLLGLAGRSAEAIEAARRAYGLATSTPAFSARFGNYALVHLVLSHTTAGHLEEARRVLDEQERLAPRHWYQRSGTVLALRALVDSSHGGSTSTVARLRDAVVELRHHDPAQLLLLAEAALAPHRAALSPVPQDLRVEERARRAQQGSRGRWLLALALFSLAQDRTREYADDHQPLWRRILDDPRLEQDPVVRREILYTLLLLRAPQAEDDGVMARLHRTCAGMDGPRSEALVRVLDPALAEDPRGLAAAAEEMAVAGEVLPAAVAWSRLVLLHHAGGDLRRRGEALRHLKRLQVRSGLWFPPYVAGALALGELTAREQEIVDLAAAGLSNAEVAERLFVSQRTVEGHLYRVFTKLGISDRSELRDLPA
- a CDS encoding LuxR C-terminal-related transcriptional regulator; the protein is MESPHEATTALGRILSADRPGGAILSGEAGDRRETIEAAIAALPPERTVFRLHGSAFAVATPYAALSILLSGLDQAPPSSLHGMIRTLSDYVRPAGQPPAVVIVSQAHQIDAGTLTVLSQLAQLGRITLVVHCDRLSDVPVDLAALLRAGVLEGITVGPLTPAAAEGLLEEVLDGPVSRFALTVLWRHAGGSASRLRRLARDCVAEGKLRRSGSCWILGSGPLPRTGAAGMPMTSLRHLPQRQRALLEALAVCGPRKVSELIHDGFAHELDALHAGGALELRNDHSGRIASLTPVQAAETLAAIEPDRRRELAVTLEALDPGFLSVLRAADELMLLGDVRGAVSLFAETDWPAPGTVPAGVPGPPAGLYVAWAEARARVAAGDLDGAEAVVRRFPQGSSAALSVVAASVAVARGDVREAHARLDLVPAEHLPGLLSPASSGLTGEAVRCRAQALRAEALALADDQDGALRLLDRLDAELGRFEADGIIDDVLGASDRAVLAQSVLNVLLACGRIERCREVAEAVLDGRHGHPLAAQYAELVLAVLDAVTGEREQAHHRAARLAAQLEAGGNPHELQVARAITVFCSDGEDVRDSTLLEALMDGQSGQPADQPLGRLGWLAELMLAWSTARTHSPEAGTARVLALADRAAEAGLYAVEFTALASVFQLGEFRVAARLAEAAACTQTTTSAPHLLLARWVLEDDEELRVQALEGLAAAGFAAHLEWAATPLLRALPPQALRRIAEAAPSRRPAGGAEDQADADPAWMAELTRREREVARLVVEGRTNAVIARITGISIRTVEGHLYQIYAKLQVRGRADLARLARAQVHLGAGR